DNA from Geobacter sulfurreducens PCA:
TGGGCGATGGTATAGCGGAAGGCGTCCCTGAGACGTGACTGGATGTATGCGGCGTAATCGCTTCCGGCCTGGGTGCCGGTCGCACTTGGCATTCCTGCCGGTTCGGCCCGGCCGCTGCCGTTTACTTTGCGCCTGAGAGCATCGAGGGCCGCTTCCTGGCGCCGTTCGTCCACGTTGCGTTGGAGAGCGGATAGCCGGTCTTCGAACTCTTTGCCGGTGTCGGCTGCAGTGGGAGATTTTTTGCCGACAGCAGCCGGAGTATGAGGTGTCAGCCGGGGAGTGGCCATGGCTTGGCTGGCGGGAGGGGGTAGTTCGGGAGGGGCTCCACCGACCGTCGGGCTTCCGGCTCTCGGAGATGCTACCGGCAGATTCACCACGTCCACATAGTAGACCGGAGCCTCCGTGTAGCGCGGGACATTAAACTGGGCCACAAGGGCAAGAGCAGCGAGGGCCAAGTGGAGCATAGCCGATGCCGCCAACCCCCAGCCAAGGCCCGGTTCTCGATGTGCGATACTGCGGTTCATTTTCCCGGCGCGGGCTCCGTCACCATGCCAAGACGCTCAATGCCGGCACCTTTGATTTCAGCCATGGTTTTGACCACCTGACCGTAAGGGACATCCCGGTCAGCCTTCAGGAAAACCTCTTTCTTGGCCCGGTTTGCCACCATGGCGGTCAGCTTGGCCGTTAGGTCGCCGGAGGCCACTTCGGTGCTGTTCACGAACACCTTGCCGGCCCGGTCGATGGAGACCACTACTGCCTCGTCCTGGGCGGTCATGGCCTTGGTCTCGGCTTTGGGAAGGTTTACCTGGACCCCCTGCTGCATCATGGGCGCGGTCACCATGAAAATGATGAGGAGCACGAGCATGACGTCAACCAAGGGGGTTACGTTGATCTGCGACATGGTGCCGCGGTCGCCGCTGTTTCTGCTGCCGACTTCCATACTGACTCCCTATTTTCCCGCAAAGGTCCGCTGGACGATGTTGAGGAACTCGGTGGAGAAGTTGTCCATGGAGGCGATGAGGACCTTGATTTTGTGCTGGAAGTGGTTGTAGGCCATGACCGCCGGAATGGCAGCCACCAGGCCGATGGCGGTGGCGATCAGCGCCTCGGCGATGCCCGGGGCAACGACGGCAAGCGATGCGGAGCCGGTTTCACCGATCCCCTTGAATGCGTTCATGATTCCCCAGACTGTTCCGAACAGTCCGATAAAGGGTGCCGTGGAGCCGGTGGTGGCCAAGAAGGTTACGTATTTCTCAAGCCTGGTGATCTCCGAGGTGGTCGCGCGGCGCAGCGCACGGGCGATGTTATCGATCCCCCCCAGGTCGGTGCTCACCACGCCCGGCTCGTCCCGTTGCTCCCCTCCTTTGTCGAGAAGCCGGCGCAACTCGGCGTAGCCTTCGTTGAACAGTACCGACAGGGGGGAGTTTCCGAACCGGTCCAGTTGGGAGCTGATGGCGTCGAACCGCTTGGTTTTCCAGAAGAAGTCAAGGAACCGGTCCGATTCGCCGTTTGCCCGGTTGATCTGCAGGAGCTTGAAGAAAATGATGGCCCAGGAAACCACGGAAAAGAAGATGAGCACGACCAGTACCAGCTTGACCACCAGCCCGGTCCCAGCGAATAGTGTCACGATGCAACCTCCGGTTGAGGGTGTCCGCCCTCGGAATAATGAAATAGGAACGACAAGGTAGCTTAGACCTTGTCCTTGTGCCCGTCAACTGTTTCAGTAGCAGGAAGGCCTGCGGTCGGCGAAGCAGGGTATCTGGTCGCGCCATGTCTCCATCACCTGGAAGTCGAGGGTTGCCATTGGTTCGCATGGGTCGTAGCCGCCTTCGGCCAGGAGCTCTCCCTTGGGGTCGATGATCAGGCTGGAGCCGAAGAAGTCGAGCTTGCCCTGGACTCCGCAGCAGTTGGCGGCCACCACGAAGAGCTGGTTCTCGATGGCCCGGGCCCGCAACAGCGCCCGCCAGTGTTCTTCCCGCGGTTTGGGCCACTCGGCAGGGACGACGATGATTTCGGCTCCTTCCACCGCCAGCCGGCGCGCCAGCTCCGGGAAGCGAAGGTCGTAGCAGATGAAGACGCCGAGCCGACCCACGTGGGTATCGACCACTAGCCACCGGT
Protein-coding regions in this window:
- a CDS encoding carbon-nitrogen family hydrolase, with the translated sequence MNRTVKAGAVQFTVRLGDIDANVAYVQKALRRLASQGCRLAVLPEMWSTGYAYKELNELAKRTPEVVAELGRLSRELEMVIVGSMPEPHGEKVFNTAYVLDRGELLGSYRKIHLFSLMGEDRSLDGGDRWLVVDTHVGRLGVFICYDLRFPELARRLAVEGAEIIVVPAEWPKPREEHWRALLRARAIENQLFVVAANCCGVQGKLDFFGSSLIIDPKGELLAEGGYDPCEPMATLDFQVMETWRDQIPCFADRRPSCY
- the tolR gene encoding protein TolR, which translates into the protein MEVGSRNSGDRGTMSQINVTPLVDVMLVLLIIFMVTAPMMQQGVQVNLPKAETKAMTAQDEAVVVSIDRAGKVFVNSTEVASGDLTAKLTAMVANRAKKEVFLKADRDVPYGQVVKTMAEIKGAGIERLGMVTEPAPGK
- the tolQ gene encoding protein TolQ, with the translated sequence MTLFAGTGLVVKLVLVVLIFFSVVSWAIIFFKLLQINRANGESDRFLDFFWKTKRFDAISSQLDRFGNSPLSVLFNEGYAELRRLLDKGGEQRDEPGVVSTDLGGIDNIARALRRATTSEITRLEKYVTFLATTGSTAPFIGLFGTVWGIMNAFKGIGETGSASLAVVAPGIAEALIATAIGLVAAIPAVMAYNHFQHKIKVLIASMDNFSTEFLNIVQRTFAGK
- a CDS encoding energy transducer TonB, which translates into the protein MNRSIAHREPGLGWGLAASAMLHLALAALALVAQFNVPRYTEAPVYYVDVVNLPVASPRAGSPTVGGAPPELPPPASQAMATPRLTPHTPAAVGKKSPTAADTGKEFEDRLSALQRNVDERRQEAALDALRRKVNGSGRAEPAGMPSATGTQAGSDYAAYIQSRLRDAFRYTIAHQAKTPEVVIRLTIDPRGRVTRQRIERSTGDRIFEESVMKAIAMAEKTFAPPPSGGEFETGFIFRPEGVGKR